Proteins co-encoded in one Pseudarthrobacter chlorophenolicus A6 genomic window:
- the nirB gene encoding nitrite reductase large subunit NirB, which produces MTEQTSSTETPRRIVVAGGGPAAHRFADAMHARGLDGWHVTVLTEEAHLPYDRVALSKALTEMDYDLTLGERAMWDHASVELKTGERVVKINADAKTVETAAGSIFEYDELVVATGSNAARLPIPGNELTHVYRTLEDVWAINKTIADLTVKLGRKVNAVTIGGGLLGLESAAGTEQLGANPIVIDGSQWLMATQLDEGAGQAMGRLIKAKGFEVHGGVFPSEVLSDDDGQVTGVLMADGRIVDADIVIVAIGVRPRDELFRAAEGEEQVFSLGPRGGVVINDYCATEIPGIWAIGEVANYGGMCLGLVAPANTMAEIVADRLHGGDATFPGFDTATKLKLSGVDVASFGDAFAKTEHALEIVYADPARGVYQKIVTTDDAKTLLGGIFVGDASPYMSLRPLLGRELPAEPGAFLSAAGGGDTPETELPDDATLCSCNNVTAGTIRDTINGCGACEGNAPVQELGELKGCTRAGTQCGSCVPMLKKLLETELTKSGVEVSKALCEHIELSRQELFDAIRVLELTSFEEIMAKYGTGEGCDICKPTIANILASQNSAYVLDAGRGTLQDTNDRALANMQKDGTYSVVPRIAGGEITPKKLGVIAAVAEKYNLYTKITGGQRIDMFGARLEELPEIWKELVDAGFESGQAYGKSLRTVKSCVGSTWCRFGVQDSVAMAIQLELRYRGLRSPHKLKMGVSGCARECAEARGKDVGVIATADGWNLYVGGNGGATPAHAQLLAKDLDDETLIKYIDRYFMYYIRTADRLQRTARWQEELDGGIKHVEDVVVKDTLGIAEELEAAMAKHVDTYIDEWADTLKDPERLRRFRSFVNAPDQKDDSITFVPDERGQMRPATAEEKAAAAQQPVLLGASIAVRPGTPAPVGNEA; this is translated from the coding sequence GTGACCGAACAGACTTCAAGCACCGAGACTCCGCGCCGCATCGTCGTCGCCGGCGGCGGCCCTGCGGCCCACCGTTTTGCGGACGCCATGCATGCCCGCGGCCTCGATGGCTGGCATGTCACTGTCCTCACCGAGGAGGCCCACCTCCCCTACGACCGGGTGGCGCTGTCCAAGGCCCTCACCGAAATGGACTACGACCTCACCCTCGGTGAGCGGGCCATGTGGGACCACGCTTCCGTGGAGCTCAAGACCGGCGAGCGCGTGGTCAAGATCAATGCCGACGCCAAGACGGTGGAAACCGCGGCCGGCAGCATCTTCGAGTACGACGAACTGGTGGTCGCCACCGGATCGAACGCCGCACGGCTTCCCATTCCCGGCAATGAGCTCACCCACGTCTACCGGACGCTTGAAGATGTGTGGGCCATCAACAAGACCATCGCTGACCTCACCGTAAAGCTGGGCCGCAAGGTCAACGCCGTCACCATCGGCGGCGGCCTCCTGGGCCTGGAATCCGCCGCCGGGACCGAGCAGCTGGGGGCAAACCCCATCGTCATCGACGGATCGCAGTGGCTGATGGCCACCCAGCTCGACGAGGGCGCGGGCCAGGCCATGGGCCGGCTTATCAAAGCCAAGGGCTTTGAAGTCCACGGCGGGGTCTTCCCTTCGGAAGTACTTTCCGACGACGACGGCCAAGTCACCGGCGTCCTCATGGCCGATGGCCGCATCGTCGACGCCGACATCGTCATCGTCGCCATCGGTGTCCGTCCCCGCGACGAACTCTTCCGCGCCGCCGAGGGAGAAGAGCAGGTCTTCAGCCTGGGCCCCCGCGGCGGCGTGGTCATCAACGACTACTGCGCCACCGAAATCCCGGGCATCTGGGCCATCGGCGAAGTAGCCAACTACGGCGGCATGTGCCTGGGCCTGGTGGCCCCCGCCAACACAATGGCCGAGATCGTGGCAGACCGCCTGCACGGCGGCGACGCCACCTTCCCCGGCTTCGACACCGCCACCAAGCTCAAGCTCTCCGGCGTGGATGTGGCCAGCTTCGGCGACGCCTTCGCAAAGACCGAACACGCCCTGGAAATCGTCTACGCAGACCCCGCCCGCGGCGTCTACCAGAAGATCGTCACCACCGATGACGCCAAGACCCTCCTGGGCGGCATCTTTGTCGGCGATGCCTCGCCGTACATGAGCCTGCGCCCGCTCCTGGGCCGCGAACTCCCTGCCGAGCCGGGCGCGTTCCTCAGCGCAGCCGGCGGCGGCGACACTCCGGAAACAGAACTTCCGGACGACGCCACCCTGTGCTCCTGCAACAACGTCACGGCCGGGACCATCCGGGACACCATCAACGGCTGCGGCGCCTGCGAGGGCAACGCACCTGTCCAGGAACTCGGCGAGCTCAAGGGCTGCACCCGGGCCGGCACCCAGTGCGGTTCCTGTGTGCCGATGCTGAAGAAACTGCTGGAAACCGAGCTGACCAAGTCCGGCGTCGAGGTTTCCAAGGCCCTCTGCGAGCACATCGAACTGTCCCGCCAGGAACTCTTCGACGCCATCCGCGTCCTGGAACTGACCTCCTTCGAAGAGATCATGGCCAAGTACGGCACTGGCGAGGGCTGCGACATCTGCAAGCCCACCATCGCCAACATCCTTGCCAGCCAGAACAGCGCCTACGTCCTCGACGCCGGCCGCGGGACCCTGCAGGACACCAACGACCGCGCCCTGGCCAACATGCAGAAGGACGGCACCTACTCGGTGGTGCCACGCATCGCCGGCGGCGAGATCACCCCGAAGAAGCTGGGCGTGATTGCCGCCGTGGCGGAAAAGTACAACCTGTACACCAAGATCACCGGCGGCCAGCGGATCGACATGTTCGGCGCCCGGCTGGAGGAGCTGCCCGAAATCTGGAAGGAACTGGTGGACGCCGGCTTCGAATCCGGCCAGGCGTACGGCAAGAGCCTGCGCACGGTGAAGTCCTGCGTCGGTTCCACCTGGTGCCGCTTCGGCGTCCAGGACTCCGTGGCCATGGCCATCCAGCTGGAGCTGCGGTACCGCGGCCTCCGCAGCCCGCACAAGCTCAAGATGGGCGTCTCCGGCTGCGCCCGCGAATGCGCCGAGGCCCGCGGCAAGGACGTGGGCGTCATCGCGACGGCGGACGGCTGGAACCTGTACGTCGGCGGCAACGGCGGTGCCACCCCGGCGCACGCCCAGCTGCTGGCCAAGGACCTCGACGACGAAACCCTCATCAAGTACATCGACAGGTACTTCATGTACTACATCCGCACGGCGGACCGCCTGCAGCGCACCGCGCGCTGGCAGGAGGAGCTCGACGGCGGCATCAAGCACGTGGAGGACGTGGTGGTCAAGGACACCCTGGGCATCGCCGAGGAGCTTGAGGCGGCCATGGCCAAGCACGTGGACACCTACATCGACGAGTGGGCCGACACCCTGAAGGACCCGGAGCGCCTGCGCCGGTTCCGCTCGTTCGTCAACGCGCCGGACCAGAAGGACGACTCCATCACCTTCGTGCCCGATGAGCGCGGCCAGATGCGCCCCGCCACGGCCGAAGAGAAGGCGGCAGCCGCCCAGCAGCCCGTCCTCCTCGGAGCCTCCATCGCGGTCCGTCCCGGCACGCCCGCACCCGTCGGAAACGAGGCATGA
- the nirD gene encoding nitrite reductase small subunit NirD, translating into MTATLELGTLDAGAADTAAGWHRVCRLEDLEPAWGEAALVEGRQVALFRTLAGGVFAVAQQDPATGSYVMARGILGSKGSRPTIASPLHKEVYDLETGECFSTPGLRIAAYGTRVSDGFIEVEL; encoded by the coding sequence ATGACGGCAACACTGGAACTCGGGACACTCGACGCCGGAGCAGCGGATACCGCGGCAGGCTGGCACCGCGTCTGCCGCCTTGAGGACCTCGAACCCGCATGGGGAGAAGCAGCCCTGGTGGAGGGCCGGCAGGTGGCACTTTTCCGCACCCTGGCCGGAGGCGTATTCGCAGTGGCCCAGCAGGACCCGGCCACCGGTTCGTATGTGATGGCCCGCGGAATCCTCGGCTCCAAGGGCTCCCGCCCCACCATCGCGTCTCCGCTGCACAAGGAGGTCTACGACCTCGAAACCGGCGAATGTTTCAGCACTCCGGGCCTGCGGATCGCAGCCTACGGCACCCGGGTCAGCGACGGCTTCATCGAGGTGGAGCTGTAA
- a CDS encoding phospho-sugar mutase, which translates to MTSSDADARLLNDARGWAAQDPDPATSAALLELVQASVDGDPAALQELQDSFRGTLQFGTAGLRAALGPGPNRMNRVVVRRAAAGLADFLLGAVGKAAPGTRPRAVVGYDARHNSDVFAAETAAVFTAAGIETFLMPAALPTPLLAYAVRALECDGGVMVTASHNPPQDNGYKVYLGRHAVAENGNGAQIVAPYDAEIAARISAVGALDTIALAADGWTVLDGSLAAGYQAATAGLALPDHFPARDLRIVLTPMHGVGGQTALAVLNAAGFGDVTLVKEQAEPDPDFPTVSFPNPEEPGALDLALETADRLDADIVLANDPDADRAAVAAKDPDTGAWRMLRGDEVGALLGAHVAARHAAIGSETPDGESPGVFANSIVSSRLLSRIAAAAGFDHEETLTGFKWISRVPGLVYGYEEALGYCVAPDLVKDKDGISAAVLIAELAAAAKADGKTIFDTLDELYLQHGLHASDQLSIRVADLGLLDAMMNRLRVSPPESFGSSAVEVSTDLSAGSDLLPPTDGLLYVTRNLTRVIIRPSGTEPKLKCYLEVIHQVGSAAELPEARQAARAALDEVLRDVSEALGL; encoded by the coding sequence ATGACGTCTTCCGATGCCGATGCTCGCCTCCTCAACGATGCCCGCGGGTGGGCAGCCCAAGACCCGGATCCGGCAACGTCGGCCGCGCTCTTGGAACTCGTCCAGGCATCGGTAGACGGAGACCCGGCGGCCCTGCAGGAACTCCAGGACAGCTTCCGCGGCACCCTGCAGTTCGGCACCGCCGGGCTCCGCGCCGCCCTCGGCCCCGGGCCCAACCGGATGAACCGCGTGGTGGTGCGCCGTGCCGCCGCCGGCCTGGCGGACTTCCTGCTTGGCGCTGTGGGCAAGGCAGCCCCCGGAACGAGGCCCCGCGCCGTCGTAGGCTATGACGCCCGGCATAACTCGGATGTGTTCGCAGCGGAAACTGCGGCCGTCTTCACCGCGGCGGGGATCGAAACCTTCCTAATGCCGGCTGCGCTGCCCACTCCCCTGCTCGCCTATGCCGTCCGCGCCCTGGAATGCGACGGCGGCGTCATGGTCACGGCGAGCCACAACCCGCCCCAGGACAACGGCTACAAGGTGTACCTGGGACGCCATGCGGTCGCGGAGAACGGCAACGGCGCCCAGATCGTGGCGCCCTACGACGCCGAAATCGCTGCCCGAATCAGCGCGGTGGGCGCCCTGGACACCATCGCCCTGGCCGCGGACGGTTGGACGGTCCTGGATGGATCGCTGGCCGCCGGGTACCAGGCGGCGACGGCGGGCCTCGCCCTCCCGGACCACTTCCCGGCGCGGGACCTGCGGATCGTGCTGACGCCCATGCACGGAGTTGGCGGGCAGACGGCACTCGCGGTGCTGAACGCCGCAGGTTTCGGGGATGTCACCCTGGTCAAGGAGCAGGCCGAACCGGACCCTGACTTTCCCACCGTGAGTTTCCCCAACCCGGAAGAACCCGGCGCACTGGACCTGGCCCTTGAAACGGCTGACCGCTTGGACGCGGACATCGTCCTGGCCAACGATCCCGATGCCGACCGCGCGGCAGTGGCCGCCAAGGACCCCGACACCGGCGCCTGGCGGATGCTCCGCGGCGATGAAGTGGGCGCCCTCCTGGGTGCGCACGTCGCCGCCCGGCATGCTGCGATTGGCTCGGAAACCCCTGACGGGGAAAGCCCTGGAGTTTTCGCCAACTCGATCGTGTCCTCGCGGCTGCTTTCCCGCATCGCCGCAGCGGCAGGATTCGACCACGAGGAAACCCTGACGGGCTTCAAGTGGATTTCCCGCGTACCCGGACTGGTCTACGGGTACGAGGAAGCGCTGGGATATTGCGTGGCTCCGGACCTGGTCAAGGACAAGGACGGCATTTCCGCGGCCGTCCTCATCGCCGAACTGGCTGCCGCCGCCAAGGCCGACGGCAAGACCATCTTCGACACCCTCGATGAGCTCTACCTGCAGCACGGCCTGCACGCCAGCGACCAGCTGAGCATCAGGGTGGCGGACCTTGGCCTGCTGGATGCCATGATGAACCGGCTCCGGGTTTCGCCGCCGGAATCCTTTGGCTCATCGGCAGTTGAGGTCTCCACCGACCTCTCCGCCGGTTCCGACCTGCTGCCGCCCACCGACGGACTGCTGTACGTGACGCGCAACCTCACCCGCGTCATCATCCGGCCCAGCGGCACGGAACCCAAGCTCAAGTGCTACCTCGAGGTGATCCACCAGGTAGGATCCGCCGCGGAGCTGCCCGAAGCCCGGCAAGCGGCAAGGGCAGCCCTGGACGAGGTCCTCCGGGACGTCAGCGAAGCCCTGGGGCTTTAA
- a CDS encoding purine-nucleoside phosphorylase, producing MSTTDFLNTDPFAAARAAADYIAEETGVDTHDVALVLGSGWGGAADLIGETTATLSAEEVPGFHAPAVEGHVGTIRSILTTEGKRALVLGARTHFYEGKGVRAVVHGIRTAAAAGCSTLVLTNGCGGLNEEWAPGTPVLIKDHINLTAASPLEGATFVDLTDLYSARIRGLAREVDATLDEGVYAQFPGPHYETPAEVQYAKRIGADLIGMSTALEAIAGRHAGMEVFGISLVTNLAAGISPQPLSHQEVLESGQAAGPRISALLAGIIAKL from the coding sequence GTGAGTACAACTGACTTCCTGAACACGGACCCCTTCGCCGCCGCCCGCGCTGCTGCCGACTACATTGCCGAGGAAACCGGGGTGGACACCCACGACGTCGCCCTGGTGCTCGGTTCCGGTTGGGGCGGGGCCGCTGACCTGATCGGCGAAACCACGGCCACCCTGTCAGCCGAAGAGGTGCCCGGCTTCCATGCACCCGCCGTCGAAGGGCACGTGGGGACCATCCGGTCGATCCTGACCACCGAGGGCAAGCGTGCCCTGGTCCTCGGCGCCCGGACGCACTTCTACGAAGGCAAGGGCGTGCGCGCCGTGGTCCACGGGATCCGCACCGCGGCCGCCGCTGGCTGCAGCACCCTGGTCCTCACCAATGGCTGCGGCGGCCTCAACGAGGAGTGGGCGCCGGGCACCCCAGTGCTCATCAAGGATCACATCAACCTCACCGCCGCTTCACCGCTGGAAGGCGCCACGTTCGTGGACCTGACAGATCTTTACTCGGCACGGATCCGCGGGCTGGCCCGCGAGGTGGATGCCACCCTCGATGAAGGCGTCTACGCCCAATTCCCCGGCCCGCACTATGAGACACCCGCGGAGGTCCAGTACGCCAAGCGCATCGGTGCCGACCTGATCGGCATGTCCACAGCGCTGGAGGCCATCGCCGGGCGCCACGCCGGCATGGAAGTGTTCGGTATTTCGCTCGTTACCAACCTGGCGGCCGGGATCAGCCCCCAACCGCTCAGCCACCAGGAGGTGCTGGAATCCGGCCAGGCCGCGGGTCCGAGGATTTCGGCCCTGCTTGCCGGAATCATCGCCAAACTCTGA
- a CDS encoding NAD(P)H-quinone dehydrogenase produces MTTHPDFSSPRIAILGGGPGGYEAAMVAASLGAQVTIIERAGLGGSAVLTDVVPSKTLIATADLMTRVAEAGELGVKFDVDGGDFVPVMRADLKHINDRLLNLARSQSKDIHDALASQNVRILAGSGRLLDNHTIEVLTAEGTETIEADTILLAVGAHPRELATARPDGERILNWTQLYNLDELPEELIVVGSGVTGAEFASAYNGLGSKVTLVSSRDRVLPGSDVDAAVVLEEVFERRGVRVLSRSRAESVERTDDGVVVTLSDGTKVTGSHCLLCLGSIPNTDGIGLEEAGVAVSESGHIKVDGVSRTSAPNVYAAGDCTGVLPLASVAAMQGRIAVAHFMGDGVTPLKLHQVASNIFTSPEIANVGVSEADIDSGKYQGDVVKLSMRSNARAKMRSARDGFVKIFARKGSGTVIGGVVVGPNASELIFPIAIAVKQKLHVDDVASTFTVYPSLTGSISEAARRLHVHM; encoded by the coding sequence GTGACTACGCACCCAGATTTCAGTTCACCCCGGATCGCGATCCTGGGAGGTGGTCCAGGCGGATACGAAGCCGCGATGGTGGCCGCCTCGCTGGGGGCGCAGGTCACCATCATCGAACGTGCAGGCCTAGGCGGGTCAGCGGTCCTGACGGACGTGGTCCCCTCCAAGACCCTCATCGCCACGGCGGACCTGATGACCCGCGTTGCCGAAGCCGGCGAGCTGGGGGTGAAGTTCGACGTCGACGGCGGAGACTTCGTTCCCGTGATGCGGGCAGACCTCAAGCACATCAATGACCGCCTGCTCAACCTGGCCCGCAGCCAGTCCAAGGACATCCACGACGCGCTGGCGAGCCAGAACGTCCGGATCCTTGCAGGGTCCGGCCGGCTCCTGGACAACCACACCATCGAGGTCCTGACCGCGGAGGGCACCGAAACCATCGAGGCGGACACCATCCTCCTGGCCGTGGGCGCCCATCCGCGCGAGCTGGCCACCGCCCGTCCCGACGGCGAACGCATCCTCAACTGGACCCAGCTGTACAACCTCGATGAACTGCCCGAGGAACTCATCGTGGTGGGCTCCGGCGTGACCGGCGCCGAGTTCGCGTCCGCCTACAACGGCCTGGGCTCCAAGGTGACGCTGGTATCCAGCCGTGACAGGGTGCTCCCGGGATCGGACGTTGACGCCGCCGTGGTCCTGGAGGAAGTCTTCGAACGCCGCGGTGTACGCGTGCTGTCCCGCTCACGCGCCGAATCGGTGGAGCGGACGGACGACGGCGTGGTGGTCACCCTCAGCGACGGCACCAAGGTCACCGGCAGCCACTGCCTCCTGTGCCTGGGCTCCATCCCCAACACCGACGGAATCGGGCTCGAGGAAGCCGGCGTCGCCGTCAGCGAAAGCGGCCACATCAAGGTGGACGGCGTTTCCCGCACCAGTGCCCCGAACGTCTACGCCGCCGGTGACTGCACCGGCGTCCTGCCGCTGGCCTCCGTGGCCGCCATGCAGGGCCGGATCGCCGTGGCCCACTTCATGGGCGACGGCGTGACTCCGCTGAAGCTGCACCAGGTGGCCTCCAACATCTTCACCTCGCCGGAAATCGCCAACGTGGGTGTCTCGGAAGCCGACATCGACTCCGGAAAGTACCAGGGCGACGTCGTGAAGCTCTCAATGCGCAGCAACGCCCGCGCCAAGATGCGCAGCGCCCGTGACGGCTTCGTGAAGATCTTCGCCCGCAAGGGATCCGGCACGGTGATCGGCGGCGTGGTGGTTGGTCCTAACGCGTCGGAGCTGATCTTCCCCATCGCCATCGCTGTGAAGCAGAAGCTCCACGTTGATGACGTTGCCAGCACCTTCACGGTGTACCCGTCGCTGACAGGCTCCATTTCCGAAGCCGCCCGGCGCCTGCACGTCCACATGTAG
- a CDS encoding PspC domain-containing protein, translating into MVRPRRGKVLGGVCAALAARFGLPTFLVRLGFVIFGLVGVGELVYIALWVIIPKAPA; encoded by the coding sequence CTGGTCCGGCCCCGCCGCGGCAAAGTGCTCGGCGGGGTCTGCGCCGCCCTCGCCGCCCGCTTCGGACTCCCTACGTTCCTGGTACGCCTCGGCTTCGTGATCTTCGGCCTGGTGGGCGTTGGGGAGCTTGTCTACATCGCCCTGTGGGTCATCATTCCCAAGGCGCCGGCGTAG
- a CDS encoding FAD-dependent oxidoreductase translates to MSEQIVVVGFGPVAARLVDELLPAVRAGQVALTVVGEETEAAYNRVLVADLGVGRTTADALALADAGALSADGVDVRLGTRVRRVDRARQQVLLSDGTPVHYDRLVFATGSRPVIPNLTGINPDPASPVLPAGVTALRDLRDAGVLRQAVDGGKRVVVLGGGVLGLETALAAAEEGATVTVVHNGPHPLGRTIDQGGGAVLAAGLRRCGVRMAGNARSTGVEHNAPDGGFSALLLDDGSAIDGDLLVISCGVRPRTELAEGCGLSTAAGILVDHRLRAHHEPHIFAIGDCAEVRCPDPGCTACRTAPGPSGLVGPGWRQAEWLAEYLTLLAAGLVEDAELLPELPAEQPGIIVLKARGLNMAVAGNNGADPWDEEALSAGAVNGRPRLQIAQWADPEHGRYVKMTTRGGVLEGFVAVGMPRTAAELVGLFERNAELPADRSLLLRLDGPDQLPGTASADPAGTVCRCAGVSGAAIQGAVAEGCATVAEVSRATRAGTGCGGCHEDIKGIIEKHFQAVAAA, encoded by the coding sequence ATGAGCGAGCAGATTGTCGTTGTGGGATTCGGGCCGGTGGCCGCCCGGCTGGTTGATGAGCTGCTGCCCGCCGTTCGCGCAGGCCAGGTGGCCCTGACGGTGGTGGGTGAAGAGACTGAAGCTGCCTACAACCGCGTCCTGGTGGCCGACTTGGGGGTTGGCCGCACCACTGCCGATGCCCTGGCGCTTGCGGACGCCGGCGCCCTCTCAGCAGACGGTGTGGACGTCCGGCTGGGCACCCGCGTCCGGCGCGTGGACCGCGCCCGCCAGCAGGTCCTGCTTTCGGACGGCACCCCCGTCCACTACGACCGGCTGGTTTTCGCCACCGGTTCGCGGCCGGTGATCCCCAACCTCACCGGCATCAACCCCGACCCCGCCTCACCGGTCCTGCCCGCCGGCGTCACCGCGCTCCGGGACCTCCGCGACGCCGGCGTCCTGCGGCAGGCCGTGGACGGCGGAAAGCGCGTGGTGGTCCTCGGCGGCGGCGTCCTGGGCCTGGAAACGGCGCTGGCAGCGGCCGAGGAAGGCGCCACCGTCACCGTGGTGCACAACGGACCCCACCCGCTGGGCCGCACCATCGACCAGGGCGGCGGCGCAGTCCTTGCGGCAGGCCTGCGGCGCTGCGGCGTGCGGATGGCCGGCAACGCGCGCTCCACCGGTGTGGAACACAACGCGCCCGACGGCGGTTTCTCGGCTTTGCTGCTCGATGACGGTTCCGCGATCGACGGCGACCTCCTGGTCATCTCGTGCGGCGTGCGTCCCCGCACCGAGCTGGCGGAAGGATGCGGCCTGTCCACCGCCGCGGGCATCCTGGTGGACCACCGGCTGCGGGCCCACCACGAACCGCACATCTTCGCGATCGGCGACTGCGCCGAAGTGCGCTGCCCGGACCCCGGCTGTACCGCCTGCCGCACCGCACCGGGCCCGTCAGGGCTGGTGGGCCCGGGCTGGCGCCAGGCCGAGTGGCTCGCCGAATACCTGACGCTCCTGGCGGCGGGCCTGGTCGAGGACGCCGAACTCCTGCCGGAACTGCCGGCCGAACAGCCGGGCATCATTGTGCTCAAGGCACGTGGCCTGAACATGGCCGTCGCCGGGAACAACGGCGCCGACCCCTGGGACGAAGAAGCGCTCTCCGCCGGCGCCGTCAACGGCCGGCCCCGCCTGCAGATAGCCCAGTGGGCTGATCCCGAGCATGGCCGCTACGTCAAGATGACCACCCGCGGCGGCGTGCTGGAGGGGTTCGTGGCGGTGGGCATGCCCCGCACAGCGGCGGAGCTGGTGGGGCTCTTCGAACGGAACGCGGAACTGCCGGCGGACCGATCGCTGCTGCTCAGGCTGGACGGCCCGGACCAGCTGCCGGGAACTGCGTCCGCTGACCCGGCTGGCACGGTCTGCCGGTGCGCCGGGGTCAGCGGAGCGGCCATCCAGGGCGCCGTTGCGGAAGGCTGCGCCACTGTGGCCGAGGTATCCAGGGCAACCCGCGCCGGGACCGGCTGCGGCGGCTGCCACGAGGACATCAAGGGGATCATCGAAAAACACTTCCAGGCGGTAGCGGCCGCCTGA